A section of the Chryseobacterium scophthalmum genome encodes:
- a CDS encoding DUF2271 domain-containing protein encodes MKYFKIQALGILMTLFCAGFANAQASKYKCMLQLTSYGGEGAYVVVSLINPKGVYEKTLYVMGPDTKWHDTLKEWYKFQSKKPVKLNAITGASVADGDRSISTFSIEDKYLNKGYKVRFETAVEDKKYNVSDVELPFTTEGITAKTEGKGYIRYVKLNKL; translated from the coding sequence ATGAAATATTTTAAAATTCAAGCTTTAGGAATTTTAATGACACTATTTTGTGCAGGTTTTGCCAATGCACAGGCTTCAAAATATAAATGTATGCTTCAGTTGACCAGTTATGGCGGTGAAGGTGCCTATGTTGTAGTTTCTTTAATTAACCCAAAAGGTGTATATGAAAAAACACTTTATGTGATGGGTCCTGATACAAAATGGCACGATACATTGAAAGAATGGTATAAATTTCAGAGTAAAAAACCTGTGAAATTAAATGCAATTACAGGAGCTTCTGTAGCAGATGGAGACAGAAGTATTTCTACGTTTTCTATTGAAGATAAATACCTGAACAAAGGTTACAAAGTTCGTTTTGAAACTGCTGTTGAAGATAAAAAATACAACGTTTCAGATGTAGAACTACCTTTTACAACTGAAGGTATTACAGCAAAAACAGAAGGAAAAGGTTACATTCGATATGTAAAACTTAATAAGTTATAA
- a CDS encoding ankyrin repeat domain-containing protein, translating to MKKILYSALLLFSVIISAQKNTLLQADFWKSKPNVEKVKQEISNGNSASEFNGSTFDPVSLALTNKAPLETVKFLLEQKGNAVDKLTHDGRIYLHWAAMAGNPEIIEYFISKGSDVNKLDTKGLTPLAFAAMFGLNDPTVYETFFKAGVNPKHKYKNGANILLLAIGNDKDGSLQKLFTSKGLSIKDVDDTGATAFDYAASFGNIELLKSLKNQGVKASDKALVNAAAGTRAVTNTLPVYQYLIDEVKLNPSATNANGANALQIIARKNNQKEIIDYLISKGVDANKTDSEGNNALITASGGKDLENVKAIAAKIKNINAVNANGESALTQAIQSGSAEIVKFLIANKADAKIVDAKGNNLAYYLIQSYRPGPQRGPDEFSEKLNILQSNNVNVTASQKDGNTLLHLAIAKNDLDLLKKLSDLKIDVNSVNKESMTALQKAALVAKDDTILKYLVSLGANKTIKTEFDETAYDLASENESLKNNNVSIDFLK from the coding sequence ATGAAAAAGATATTGTATTCTGCTCTATTATTATTTTCTGTAATAATCAGTGCCCAAAAAAACACTTTATTACAGGCAGATTTTTGGAAATCTAAACCTAATGTAGAAAAAGTAAAGCAAGAAATATCCAATGGAAACAGTGCCTCTGAATTTAATGGAAGTACTTTCGATCCGGTTTCTCTTGCCCTTACCAATAAAGCTCCTCTGGAAACTGTAAAATTTCTTTTAGAGCAAAAAGGAAATGCAGTAGACAAGCTTACTCATGATGGTAGAATTTATCTTCACTGGGCTGCAATGGCTGGAAATCCCGAAATCATTGAGTATTTTATTTCTAAAGGTTCGGATGTTAATAAATTAGATACAAAAGGTTTAACGCCTCTTGCTTTTGCTGCAATGTTTGGTTTAAATGATCCAACAGTGTACGAAACATTCTTCAAAGCGGGTGTAAATCCGAAACACAAATATAAAAACGGAGCCAATATTTTGCTTTTGGCGATTGGAAACGACAAAGATGGTTCTTTACAAAAACTTTTCACTTCAAAAGGTCTTTCTATAAAGGATGTAGATGACACCGGAGCAACTGCTTTTGATTATGCGGCGAGCTTCGGAAATATCGAACTTTTAAAATCATTAAAAAATCAGGGCGTAAAAGCTTCAGATAAAGCTTTGGTCAATGCGGCAGCAGGAACAAGAGCAGTTACGAATACGCTTCCTGTTTATCAATATTTAATTGATGAAGTAAAGTTAAATCCTTCTGCAACCAATGCAAACGGAGCAAACGCTTTACAGATTATTGCAAGAAAAAATAATCAGAAAGAAATCATCGATTATCTAATCAGCAAAGGAGTTGATGCCAATAAAACCGACAGTGAAGGAAATAATGCATTAATTACTGCTTCAGGAGGAAAAGATCTTGAAAATGTAAAAGCAATTGCAGCAAAAATCAAAAACATCAATGCTGTAAATGCGAATGGAGAATCTGCCTTAACTCAGGCCATTCAAAGTGGTTCTGCAGAGATTGTTAAATTTTTAATTGCAAATAAAGCTGATGCTAAAATTGTTGATGCTAAAGGAAATAATTTAGCTTATTATTTAATTCAGTCTTACAGACCTGGTCCACAAAGAGGTCCTGATGAATTTTCAGAAAAACTAAATATTCTTCAATCGAATAATGTAAATGTTACTGCTTCACAAAAAGACGGTAATACATTACTTCATCTAGCAATTGCAAAAAATGATCTTGATCTTCTGAAAAAATTGAGCGATCTTAAAATTGATGTAAATTCTGTCAACAAAGAAAGTATGACTGCTCTTCAAAAAGCAGCTTTGGTAGCAAAAGATGATACAATTTTAAAATATCTGGTTTCTTTGGGTGCCAATAAAACCATCAAAACAGAATTTGACGAAACCGCTTACGATCTTGCTTCAGAAAATGAAAGCTTAAAAAATAATAACGTATCAATCGACTTTTTAAAATAA
- a CDS encoding serine hydrolase domain-containing protein, producing MNKFLLPILFSVVITVNAQEKTKADKLDSLFTKNYEDKIFNGNVLIAEKGKIIFQKSFGVADYETKRLLNNTTIFELASVSKQFTAMGIVLLEKQGKLKYDDPISKFIPELSFYKNITVRNLLNHTGGLPDYIGLFQKNWDKSKFATNKDIVTEFAKYKPEISFQPSEKYEYSNTGYALLGYIIEKASGKTFGDYLEANIFKPLGMKNTFVYRSRFQPKVIENYAKGFIENDFGSIISPDDLGKSYYTYYLDGMVGDGMVNSTTEDLLKWDRSLYTDKLVNEKDKAIIFQGAKLNDGKMTNYGFGWQIGENKEYGKVVAHSGSWAGYTNYIERNLSKDQTIIILQNIDTHKTQIPAQSARKIINNEKIIVTTAKKAVYSDKELNQFLGVYSAENFPMKVTITKENNILYAQATGQDKFPTEALENNIFTFDLAGIKLIFNPEKNEMILEQEEDKTLFKKE from the coding sequence ATGAATAAATTTCTTCTTCCTATATTATTTTCAGTCGTAATTACCGTCAATGCTCAAGAAAAAACTAAAGCGGACAAACTCGACAGTCTTTTTACAAAAAATTATGAAGACAAAATCTTTAATGGAAATGTCTTAATCGCTGAAAAAGGAAAAATTATTTTCCAAAAAAGCTTTGGAGTTGCAGATTATGAAACGAAAAGACTTCTGAATAATACAACAATTTTTGAACTGGCTTCTGTTTCCAAACAATTTACAGCAATGGGAATTGTTTTGCTTGAAAAACAGGGAAAGTTAAAATATGATGATCCTATTTCTAAATTTATCCCCGAACTTTCTTTCTACAAAAATATTACAGTAAGAAATCTCTTAAACCACACAGGCGGACTTCCGGATTATATAGGATTATTTCAAAAAAATTGGGACAAATCAAAGTTTGCAACAAACAAAGACATCGTTACAGAATTTGCAAAATACAAACCAGAAATTAGTTTTCAACCCAGTGAAAAATATGAATACAGCAATACAGGTTATGCACTTTTAGGATATATTATTGAAAAAGCTTCGGGAAAGACTTTTGGAGATTATTTAGAAGCAAATATTTTTAAACCTTTGGGTATGAAAAATACTTTCGTTTACAGAAGTAGATTTCAACCAAAAGTTATAGAAAATTATGCAAAAGGATTTATAGAAAATGATTTCGGATCTATTATTTCACCTGACGATTTGGGAAAATCATACTACACTTATTATCTTGACGGAATGGTAGGTGACGGAATGGTCAATTCTACCACAGAAGATCTTTTAAAATGGGACAGAAGTTTATACACCGATAAATTGGTGAATGAAAAAGATAAAGCCATTATTTTTCAGGGAGCAAAACTTAATGATGGAAAAATGACGAATTATGGTTTTGGTTGGCAAATTGGAGAAAATAAAGAATATGGTAAAGTAGTTGCACATTCCGGATCTTGGGCTGGGTATACCAATTATATAGAAAGAAATTTATCTAAAGACCAAACTATTATTATTTTACAAAATATAGACACTCACAAAACACAGATTCCTGCTCAAAGTGCAAGAAAAATTATTAATAATGAAAAAATTATTGTTACAACGGCTAAAAAAGCAGTTTACAGTGATAAAGAACTTAATCAATTTTTAGGAGTTTATTCTGCAGAAAATTTTCCGATGAAAGTCACCATTACAAAAGAAAACAATATTTTGTATGCTCAAGCAACAGGACAAGATAAATTCCCAACAGAAGCTTTAGAAAACAACATATTTACATTTGATTTGGCAGGAATTAAATTGATTTTCAATCCTGAAAAAAATGAAATGATTCTTGAGCAAGAAGAAGATAAAACGTTATTTAAAAAAGAATAA
- a CDS encoding DUF421 domain-containing protein encodes MFLATFLNFTWKELFLGTEDWGFLLEIVLRTIIMFLTIIISLRVLGKRGVKQLSIFELVVIIGLGSAAGDPMFYKEVGIVSSMLVFLVIIILYSSITALIGRFKKIENLFEGKAICLIEHGVFAIDNFKKENLGSDEFFAELRVKGISHLGQIEFAIEEVSGEISVFFNEDKEVKYGLPIMLNSLDHPIKYIKKAGHYSCTFCGFTEKKAEGNAGSCKNCDKENWVEASNKIRVT; translated from the coding sequence ATGTTTTTAGCAACTTTTTTAAACTTTACCTGGAAAGAATTATTCTTGGGAACCGAAGATTGGGGATTTCTTCTGGAAATTGTACTTCGTACGATCATTATGTTTCTTACCATCATTATAAGTCTCCGGGTTTTAGGGAAAAGAGGGGTGAAGCAACTTTCAATCTTCGAGTTGGTTGTGATTATCGGATTAGGTTCTGCAGCCGGAGATCCTATGTTTTATAAAGAAGTGGGAATAGTCTCGTCGATGCTTGTTTTTTTGGTCATCATTATTTTGTATTCTTCTATTACAGCATTGATTGGAAGATTCAAAAAAATTGAAAATTTATTTGAAGGAAAGGCAATATGTCTTATTGAGCACGGAGTTTTTGCCATCGACAATTTTAAAAAAGAAAACCTAGGAAGTGATGAGTTTTTTGCAGAATTAAGGGTGAAAGGAATTTCCCATTTAGGGCAGATTGAGTTTGCTATTGAAGAAGTTTCAGGAGAAATAAGTGTTTTCTTTAATGAAGATAAAGAGGTAAAATACGGACTTCCGATTATGTTGAATTCTTTGGATCATCCAATAAAATATATCAAAAAAGCCGGACATTATTCTTGTACATTTTGCGGTTTTACAGAAAAAAAAGCGGAAGGAAATGCGGGAAGCTGTAAAAATTGTGACAAAGAAAATTGGGTTGAAGCAAGCAATAAAATAAGAGTGACATAA